The following is a genomic window from candidate division WOR-3 bacterium.
TGCACCACGCGAGCGGCCTATGGGGTGACAGTGAGAGGGGACCACGCCTACGTAATAGACTCGGCAGGACTGAGTGTAGTCTCGATAGCTGACCCGCATCGTCCTGTCGAGGTCGGATACGGCCGCAAGCCGCCGGGTTGGCAGAGCTGGTGGCACGTGGAAGTCGTTGGGGACTACGCCTATGTTGCGGCTGGCGGCGGTGGTCTGCGTGTTATCTCGATCATCGACCCGACGCACCCGACGGAAGTGGGGAGCTACGAACCAGGTGCTGTAACGGGCCTGGCCTTGAGCGATGGCCGTGTCTTCATCGGGGGCGACAGCAATTTTCGAGTCGTATCGGTTGCTGACCCAGCGCATCCGGTGGAAATCGGACGTCTTGACTCCGTAGTCATGTTTCCAACGGCAATAGCGGTCACCCATGGATATGCCTTCGTGGCAAACCAGACCAGCGCGGCGCTGCAGGTTGTCTCGATTGCCGACCCGACGCGCCCCTGCAAGGCCGGGCATTACTCTGGCGCCTATGGCTGGGACGTCGTCGCCGATGGAGACTATGTCTACCACTGCGCCTCCGGGCTACGCATATACCAGTTCTACCAGCTCGGGGACCTCGATATAGACAGTGACTCGCTGGATGTGGCAGCCGATACGTTGAGGCTGCGGAGATGGACAACCGTGCCCTCGACGTCATTCCGACTGAGCGACGGAGTCGCGATTGGAGGAATCTCGACTGAGAAACCCCGCGACTCGCAACGTGTGGCTTCGCCACCGTGGGAACGAACCCTCGGGGTGACCGTAGGAGCAGGAGCACAATTCGAGTGTGCGTATGCGGAGTTCATCCTCGCCAATACCAGCGCGTCATACAATCCCGACTCCATAGACGGGCCGAGCGTGTCCCCGGTAGACTCGCTGCGATGCACCGGCACGCTCACCGGTCCGGGCGGGACTATCGACAGCTTTGTCATCCCGAACATGCCCGCCATGCTTGCGCAAGGGCAGACCATGGTCTGCACGCTGGCGGCTTATGTGCCGGTGGGCTTCAGTGACGGCGACTACACAGGCTCTATCTACGTCAGCGGCAAGGACACGGCCGATCTGCAGGTCTACGAGAGCTGCTACGTCTTGGTCAGGAAGCTCGGCGACCTCGACATCGACAACGACTCGCTGGACGTGGTTGCCGACACCATCCGCATGTGCCCACGACTGGCCTCAGCCGGGCCGCCGCTTGTCTACACCGAGTTCGCGCTGGGCGAGTTCCTGCTCACCAACACCAGCGAGTCGTACAATCCCGATACGGCCGACGGGCCGAGCCATTCTACCGTCCGCTCGCTCCGCTTCACCGCTGCCCTTGCCGGACCGCGCGGAACCATCGACAGCATCTTCATCCGCAGCCTCCCCGAGTCGCTGGTACTGGGGCAGGCCATGGTCTGCACTCTCGCAGCCTACGTTCCGCCGGAGCTGCCGGATGGCGACTACTCGGGGCCGGTTGTCATCTCCCGGTCGGATACCCTTGAGCCGCCGCTGGCGGAGACCGTCTACGCCCTTGTCACCAAGCTCGGGGATCTCGATGTAGATCACGACTCGCTGGACGTGGCCGGAGACACGATGAGCGTGCGTCTGCGGCCGGTCTACGTGCCCAGCGGCATGGCCAGGTTCATGTTGGCAAACACTAGCCAGTCCTACAACCCGGATGCGGCCGACGGCCCAAGCCACTCGCCGCTCCGAGAGTTCAAGGTTGAGGCAGAGGTAGAGGGACAGAACGGGACCTTGGACAGCATCTACGTTCTCAACCTGCCGGAATCTCTTGCGGTCGGGCAAGCGGTCGAGTGCACGCTGGCTCTGGTTCTACGCGCCGGTGCTACGCCCGATGACTACGGCGGCTGGGTCTTCATTTCCGCCATGGATTCGCTGGGCTTCAGCGCGCAGGACAGCTTCGCGGTTGTTGTGAAAGGCGCGGAGCCGCACCAGAGCCTCGACTCGCTCCGCGTCGCGCCGATACCGTTCAAGCCCAACCAGAACCCTGAGCATGACGCCATCCACTTCCAGGGGCTGAGTGCGGGAGCGCGCGTAACTGTCTACGACGCGTCGGGACAGTCCGTCTGGAGCGCAACTGAGCAGGGCGACGGCCACCTCAAGTGGGATGCCAAAGTGGCCAGCGGCATCTACGTCTACCTCGTCGTCTCAGCCGATGGCAAGAGCAGCAAGGTCGGCAAGCTGTCGGTGATCCGATAGAACCCCGATGCTTACCACAAAGACACCGAGACACCAAGCTAGAGCCCGAACCCAGGAAGTCGGAAGCGCGAGGTACGGACATTCGCGCCACAACCCCTATTCGGTTGTTTGGTGCTGGCTGGTGTTCTTTGTGCCTTTGTGTCTTAGTGGTGAAATCCGATCTCTTTTCCGGGAGGTAACGTGAAACACACGGCCGTACTTCTGTTCCTGCTAGTGCCCGTACTGGTGCTAGCCGGCACTGGCGTATCGTTCCTGAAGATACCGGTCGGGCCGCGGGTGGTAGGCATGGGCGAGGCGGCAGTTGCCTGGATCGACGACGCCTCGGCTTTGTACTACAACCCAGCCGGGCTGGCGAACGTGCCTTCGTTCGACCTCCTGCTCGCGCACAACCAATGGCTGCTCGACATGAACCACGAGTACGTGGCGGGCGTGTACGGCAACGAAGGGCTGGGCAAGTTCGGCCTTGCGTTCGACTACTGGGGCTCGGGCTCCATTCAGGGCATCAACATCCGCGGGGAGACCATTCCCGACTACGTGTTCTCAGCCGCAGACTGGTCGCTCAACCTCAGCTACGCCCGGAGCTTCTCCGACCTTTCATTCGGACTCGGGCTCAAGCTTGTCCACGACCAGCACGAGAGCCTCTCGACCTCGGCGGTAGCGTTCGACGCTGGCGCGATGTATAAGACTCCGCTGAAAGGGCTGAAGGCCGGCCTTTCGGTCGCCAACATCGGAACCAAGGGGAAGCTGTATCAAGAGAGCTACGGCTTGCCCTTGCAGGCCCGCCTGGGCTGGCGCTATGACATCGGTATCGTCGGCGTCACGCAGGACTTCATCCTTTCCGAGACCGAGAAGCCGGGCATCGCGGCTGGTGTTGAATGCCGTCCGGTCCAAATGCTCGCGCTCCGAGTCGGATATCGCACCGGTTCCGAC
Proteins encoded in this region:
- a CDS encoding T9SS type A sorting domain-containing protein; this encodes MRTALLVACVALLAGVGLAQDSLYVRLVGRWGAGQTNGVAVDGGYAYVAGLSDAIAGLHVISIADPSNPSRVGVCSTLAVPRGVAVSGEYAYYADDVAGLRVISISDPTRPFEVGRCTTRAAYGVTVRGDHAYVIDSAGLSVVSIADPHRPVEVGYGRKPPGWQSWWHVEVVGDYAYVAAGGGGLRVISIIDPTHPTEVGSYEPGAVTGLALSDGRVFIGGDSNFRVVSVADPAHPVEIGRLDSVVMFPTAIAVTHGYAFVANQTSAALQVVSIADPTRPCKAGHYSGAYGWDVVADGDYVYHCASGLRIYQFYQLGDLDIDSDSLDVAADTLRLRRWTTVPSTSFRLSDGVAIGGISTEKPRDSQRVASPPWERTLGVTVGAGAQFECAYAEFILANTSASYNPDSIDGPSVSPVDSLRCTGTLTGPGGTIDSFVIPNMPAMLAQGQTMVCTLAAYVPVGFSDGDYTGSIYVSGKDTADLQVYESCYVLVRKLGDLDIDNDSLDVVADTIRMCPRLASAGPPLVYTEFALGEFLLTNTSESYNPDTADGPSHSTVRSLRFTAALAGPRGTIDSIFIRSLPESLVLGQAMVCTLAAYVPPELPDGDYSGPVVISRSDTLEPPLAETVYALVTKLGDLDVDHDSLDVAGDTMSVRLRPVYVPSGMARFMLANTSQSYNPDAADGPSHSPLREFKVEAEVEGQNGTLDSIYVLNLPESLAVGQAVECTLALVLRAGATPDDYGGWVFISAMDSLGFSAQDSFAVVVKGAEPHQSLDSLRVAPIPFKPNQNPEHDAIHFQGLSAGARVTVYDASGQSVWSATEQGDGHLKWDAKVASGIYVYLVVSADGKSSKVGKLSVIR
- a CDS encoding UPF0164 family protein, whose product is MSFPGGNVKHTAVLLFLLVPVLVLAGTGVSFLKIPVGPRVVGMGEAAVAWIDDASALYYNPAGLANVPSFDLLLAHNQWLLDMNHEYVAGVYGNEGLGKFGLAFDYWGSGSIQGINIRGETIPDYVFSAADWSLNLSYARSFSDLSFGLGLKLVHDQHESLSTSAVAFDAGAMYKTPLKGLKAGLSVANIGTKGKLYQESYGLPLQARLGWRYDIGIVGVTQDFILSETEKPGIAAGVECRPVQMLALRVGYRTGSDFDGLSGLRAGLGLSWHGIGVDYAFAPYGKLGASHRISISYRGSAAADETEESE